Proteins encoded together in one Cyanobacterium sp. T60_A2020_053 window:
- a CDS encoding photosystem II reaction center protein Ycf12 — protein MDFITNFFSGVDFEVILQLTSVGLILVAGPVIVFILYALRGDL, from the coding sequence ATGGACTTTATTACAAATTTCTTTAGTGGTGTTGATTTTGAGGTGATTTTACAGTTAACTTCTGTGGGCTTAATTTTAGTTGCTGGTCCAGTAATTGTTTTTATCCTTTATGCTTTGAGAGGAGACTTATAA